The genomic segment GGCCGGCCGGGGCGGGCACGGAGAGCGTGGTCCCGTCCTCGATGGAGAGCACGGCGCCGTTCGCGCCCACCGTGATCGCCGCATGGCGGCACCGCCAGTGCTGCCGGACCGCCGCCGCGGCGTCGGCGACGTCCGCGGGTGCGGTCGGCAGGAGGTCCCGCGACTCGCGTTCGTTGGGGGTCGCGAGCGTGGCCCCGAGGACGGGTGCGGGGCCACGCGGGTGCGGGTCCCACACCACCGGCACCCGCTGCGCCGCCTCGGCGAGCAGGCGCCGCACTTCGGGGTGGGCGGCGACGCCCCGGCCGTAGTCGGAGACGAGGACGGCGCCCGCGTCGCGGAGCAGGCGGCGCACCCGCTCCGGCAGCGGGGCGTGGGCCGCTCGCCCGTCGCCGGTGTCCAACCGGGTCACCGACTGCCCGGACGCCCTGACCCGCGTCTTGCGGACGGTGCCGCCCGACAGCGGCAGACGCAGCACCTCGACGTCGCGCGCGAGCAGTGCCGCGAGCCGGTGGCCCGTGTCGTCGGCGCCCAGCGCCGTCACGAACGACACCTCCGCCGCGGCGTGGTTCGCCAGCAGGGTCGCCGCGAGTCCCGCGCCGCCCGGCCGCACCCACTCGCCGTCGACGTCCACCACCGGCACGGGTGCCTCGGGGCACAAGCGCGTCGCGCTGCCCTCGACGTCGACGTCGAGCAGCGCGTCCCCCACCACCACGAGCGGCCTCATGCGGCCACTCCCAGCGTGCGGTCGAGGTGGGCGCACAACGCGTGCACGATCGCGAGGTGCATCTCCTGCACGGTGGCCACGTGGTCGGCGTCCACGGCGATGGCGTCGTCGCACAACGCCGTGAGCGGGTTCGGGTCGGGGCCGGTCAACGCCCAGGTCACCATGCCGATCTCGTGCGCCACCTTCGCGGCGGTGACGACGTTCTGGCTGCGGCCGCTGGTGGACAGCGCCATCAGCACGTCGCCGGGCCTGCCGTGGGCCCGCACCTGCCGCGCGTACAGCTCGTGCTCGCCGTAGTCGTTGACGATCGCGGTGGCCGCGGAGGTGTCGGCGTGCAGGGCGATGGCCGACAGCGGTTGGCGGTCGTGGCAGAACCTGCCCACCAGTTCACCGGTGAGGTGCTGGGCCTCGGCGGCGCTGCCGCCGTTGCCGCACGCGAGCAGTCTCCCGCCGCCCGTCAGCACTCCGGTGAGGTGGACGGCCCACGACTCGATCGTCGGCGCCGCCGACCGCATCCGGCGCAGCGCATCCTCCAGGGCGCGGAAATGCTCTTCGATCACGACACACCTCCAGTGGGTTTCGTGCCGACGCGCGGTGCGGGTCCGTGGTCGTGACCGCCCGTGGACGCCGTCAGAAGCTCCATGGCCCCGACGGCGCCGACGACCTCCGCCGCGTCGAGCGCCAGACACGGGTGTCCCGGCACGGGGCAGGTCCGCGCTCTGGTGTTCTTGCACGGTGCGTCCTGGTCGCCCAGCACGACGCGGGGCACGCCGTACGGAGCCCAGCGCGATTGGGGGACCACGGGCGCGAACAGGGACACCACGGGGGTGCCCACGGCCGCGGCGAGGTGCGCCGGGCCCGTGTTGGGGGCCACCACCACGCGGGCGGCGGCCAGCACGGAGGCGAGTTCCGGCAACGACGTGGCGCCGCCGAGATCGACGACCCGCTCCGAGCGGGCGGCGTGGGCGATGCGCCCGGTGAGGTCGCGCTCGGCGGGTCCGCCGGTGAGCACCACGCGGTGCCCGGCTCGGACCAGCGCGGTCACCGCCGAGGCGGTCGTCTCCCACGCGGGCTGCCGCGCCGGGACCGAGGCGGCGGGATGCACCACGACGAACGGGTCCGCACCGGTGAGCGCCCGCGTGTCCGGGAGCGGACGGCGCACGGCGAGCGCTCCGTCGTCCCCCTCGGGCAGAGAGAACCCTCCGGCGGTGACCAGTGACAGCGCGCGCTCCGCCTCCGGCGGATCACCGGAGACGCGGTGTCGCAGGTCGAGCAGGGAGCCGGGGTAGTCGTCGCTGATGGCACCGATCCACGGCACCCCGGCCAGGCGCAGCACGAGCGCCAGCGGCAACGGCGACTGGTGGAACGACGTCAGCACGAACGCCGCGTCCAGCCGCAGGTCTCGGACCTGCTTGACGAGCGCGTCGACCGAGTCCTGTGTGAGCGCGGGTGGTTCCGGGTCGATCCACGGCGCGCACCACTCCACGACCTCGTCCACGCCGGGGAGGAGGTCGGCACCGGCCCGGCCGCGTGGACCCGCCAGCAGCACGACGTGATCGGCGTGTGCCGCGACGGCGCGCACGGCGGGGCCCGCCAGCAGCACGTCGCCGATGTTGTCGAGGCGCGCGACGAGGACCCGGCCCGTCATGTGAGCTCCAGCGCGAGCCTCGCGGCCGTCGCCACGTCGGGGGCGATGACGGCGTGGCGGCGAGCCAGCTCGACCTCGTCNNNNNNNNNNNNNNNNNNNNNNNNNNNNNNNNNNNNNNNNNNNNNNNNNNNNNNNNNNNNNNNNNNNNNNNNNNNNNNNNNNNNNNNNNNNNNNNNNNNNTGCGGGCGGTGGGGACGAGGATCGCGCGTGCCCCCGCGGTCAGCGCGGCCTCGACGTCGGAGCCGATGTCGCCGACCACGACGCAGCGGCGCACGTCGACTCCGAGTTCCTGGGCGGCCCGCAGCACCATCGCCGGTCGCGGCTTGCGGCACGCGCACCCGTCGTCGGGCGCGTGGGGGCAGAACTGCCAGGTCGAGAACGGCCCGAGCAGTTCGTCCACGCGGTGGGTGACGGCCCGCAGCTGGTCGGGCGTGACGTGCCCGCGCGCGATGCCGGACTGGTTGCTCACCACGCCCACCGGCACGCCCTCGGCGCGCAGCAGCGCGAGCGCCTCCGCCGCGCCCGGCATGGGCCGGACCTTCTCCGGATCGGACAGGTACGGCACGTCCTCGATCAAGGTGTCGTCGCGGTCGAACAGCACCGCCCGGCCGCGCCGCACCCGCCACTCGCCGAGGACGCGGTGAGTGCACGCC from the Saccharomonospora azurea NA-128 genome contains:
- a CDS encoding glycosyltransferase family 9 protein; the encoded protein is MTGRVLVARLDNIGDVLLAGPAVRAVAAHADHVVLLAGPRGRAGADLLPGVDEVVEWCAPWIDPEPPALTQDSVDALVKQVRDLRLDAAFVLTSFHQSPLPLALVLRLAGVPWIGAISDDYPGSLLDLRHRVSGDPPEAERALSLVTAGGFSLPEGDDGALAVRRPLPDTRALTGADPFVVVHPAASVPARQPAWETTASAVTALVRAGHRVVLTGGPAERDLTGRIAHAARSERVVDLGGATSLPELASVLAAARVVVAPNTGPAHLAAAVGTPVVSLFAPVVPQSRWAPYGVPRVVLGDQDAPCKNTRARTCPVPGHPCLALDAAEVVGAVGAMELLTASTGGHDHGPAPRVGTKPTGGVS
- a CDS encoding PfkB family carbohydrate kinase — protein: MRPLVVVGDALLDVDVEGSATRLCPEAPVPVVDVDGEWVRPGGAGLAATLLANHAAAEVSFVTALGADDTGHRLAALLARDVEVLRLPLSGGTVRKTRVRASGQSVTRLDTGDGRAAHAPLPERVRRLLRDAGAVLVSDYGRGVAAHPEVRRLLAEAAQRVPVVWDPHPRGPAPVLGATLATPNERESRDLLPTAPADVADAAAAVRQHWRCRHAAITVGANGAVLSIEDGTTLSVPAPAGLAGQKLDTCGAGDRFATAALTALAEGAGPVDAVSSAVESASRFVAAGGAAALSVRDGTPECGAPDTPFAFADSVRRRGGRLVATGGCFDLLHAGHVSLLRHARSLGDALVVCLNSDDSVRRLKGPGRPVVTAPDRARLLAELSCVDDVVVFDESSPTAVLERLRPDVWVKGGDYAGTELPEAEVVRRHGGEVVLVPTVEGYSTTRLLRTVSR
- a CDS encoding D-sedoheptulose-7-phosphate isomerase, with translation MIEEHFRALEDALRRMRSAAPTIESWAVHLTGVLTGGGRLLACGNGGSAAEAQHLTGELVGRFCHDRQPLSAIALHADTSAATAIVNDYGEHELYARQVRAHGRPGDVLMALSTSGRSQNVVTAAKVAHEIGMVTWALTGPDPNPLTALCDDAIAVDADHVATVQEMHLAIVHALCAHLDRTLGVAA